DNA sequence from the Oceanotoga teriensis genome:
TACTCATGCAAGAAATCATTTTAAAGCTTTAGGTTATATAGGCTCTACAGATGAAAATCTTCAAAGTTCTTATGATGGAGAACATTTTGAAATAGAAGAAATGTATCCTGTATATAATAACTCTGCTGAATTCCAAACTGAACCAGAAGCTGTTAGAACAACTCATTTTGCTCTTGAAGCTGAAAAGATTCATGAAAAAATGTATAAAGATGCACAAGAAAAAACTAAAGATGGAAATGATATAGAAGATTCAAAATTCTATATATGCAATGTTTGTGGTTATACAACTGAAGATGAAGTACCTGAAAAATGTCCTGTATGTGGTGCTTCTAAAGAGATGTTTAAAGAGTTTTAATCAATCAAAAGGGGGAATTAAAATGTTAGGTGATATCATAAAAAAAGATGACTTCAAAAATGAAAAACATGTTCCAGTAATAGAATGTCCCGATAAAGTTAAAGCTGGAGAAGAATTCATGGTAGAAGTTCAAGTTGGAAAAGAAATAGCACATCCAAATACAGTTGAACATCATATTGCATGGATAGACTTATTTATTCATTATGATGGAGATCCTAATACAGTAAATCTTGGAAGATTTGAATTTGGTGCTGTTGTTGGACAACCTCATGTAAAGCATGTTATAAAATTAGACAAACCTGGTAAATTAATAGCTCTTTCTTATTGTAATATTCATGGTCTTTGGGAAAGTTCAAAAGAAATAGTGGTAGAATAATATAAAATAAATATTCCTTAAAAGGAGTGGATACCTATGAAAAAGTACAGATGTATAATTTGTGGATACATTTATGACCCTGCTGAAGGAGATCCAGATAATGGAGTAAATCCAGGCACATCTTTTGATGATATTCCAGAAGATTGGGTATGCCCTTTATGTGGTGCTTCTAAAGAAGATTTTGAAGTAGTAGAATAAATATAATAAAATGTGGAGATTATTTATCTCCACATTATTTTATTATGATCTTTCTGATATTTCTTTTTTTGTTTTTATATCTCCACCTGTTTTTCTTAAATTCAATTTATCTTCTATTAACTCTACCATCACAGAATCTCCTTCTTTTACTTCCTCATTTATTATTTGATTTGCAAGAGGAGTTTCAATATACTTCTCAATAACTCTTCTCAAAGGTCTCGCACCAAATAATGGATCATACCCTTTTTCAGAAAGAGCTTTTTTAGCCGGTTCTGTAACTTCTATTTTAATTTTTTTCTCATTTAACCTTTTTTCAAGTTTTAAAATCATTATATCAACTATACTCTTCATATCATTTAATGTTAATGGTTTAAATACAACTATATCATCAAGTCTATTAACAAATTCTGGTCTAAAAGCTTTTTTCACTTTATCCATAACTTGATCTTTCATA
Encoded proteins:
- the rd gene encoding rubredoxin; this encodes MKKYRCIICGYIYDPAEGDPDNGVNPGTSFDDIPEDWVCPLCGASKEDFEVVE
- a CDS encoding class II SORL domain-containing protein; protein product: MLGDIIKKDDFKNEKHVPVIECPDKVKAGEEFMVEVQVGKEIAHPNTVEHHIAWIDLFIHYDGDPNTVNLGRFEFGAVVGQPHVKHVIKLDKPGKLIALSYCNIHGLWESSKEIVVE
- a CDS encoding rubrerythrin family protein → MVKREMTRQFLEDAFCGESKAHMKYLIFAEEAERKGLKNLARMWKAIAYAEFTHARNHFKALGYIGSTDENLQSSYDGEHFEIEEMYPVYNNSAEFQTEPEAVRTTHFALEAEKIHEKMYKDAQEKTKDGNDIEDSKFYICNVCGYTTEDEVPEKCPVCGASKEMFKEF